In the Bacteroidia bacterium genome, TAAAAGTGCTATTAAAAAAGCAGGTGATAAAGTATATGAACGCTTGGTTGAATTCCCTTTGTGGGAAGAATATGCAGAACTGTTAAAATCCACTGTGGCAGATATGAAAAATATTGGTGGGAGAAGCGCAGGTGCTATCACAGCAGCTAAGTTTCTACAGCATTTTACTAAGTACCCATGGATACATTTAGATATAGCAGGTCCCGCCTTTTTACAAAATGCACAATCTTACAAAGGGCGCGGAGGAACAGGTGTGGGAGTACGTTTACTTGTTGAATTTTTATCTCATTACTCAAAGCAGTAACCTCTCTTTAATCGTGTAAAGCATCTAAAAGCTTTAAAAAAGCTTCAGGTGGAAGTTGCTCAGCGCGGTACCCCAATATGTTTCTACCGTTTATATCTATGTCTATTTCTTTGTTACACAATGACTTTATGCTGTTTTTTAATATCTTTCTGCGTTGATTAAAAGCGACTTTAACTAACTTTAAAAGCTTTTCACGAGGATATATAAGTGGGCTAGTTTTTTTTATTAAATGAATAACTCCTGAATAAACCTTTGGAGGAGGTTCAAATACATGGGGAGGAACTGTAAAGGCGTATGTAATTTGATACTCCAATTGTAGTAGTACGCTTAAAATACCATATTCCTTAGAATTAGGCTTGCCTGACAACCGCAGCGCTACTTCTTTTTGTACCATGAAAATTGCTTCTGGAACATGCGCACAATTTTCCCAAAGCTTAAAAAACACTTGTGAGCTAATATTGTAAGGTAAATTACCTATCCACACTATTGGAGTAGGTAAAGCAGAAATATCCAAAGTTAAAAAGTCTTGTTCGTACAAAGTAAAATCTTGTGGTGCAAAATTATGTTTGAGGTATTGAATGGCTTCCATATCAATTTCTACGGCGTGCAGGTTGAATTTTTTTTGAACCAAAAATTGAGTAAGCACTCCTGTACCTGCCCCAATTTCTAACATGGGTAAGTGCGTGTTAACAACCATATCTGCCATGCGTTTAGCCACAGAGAAATCTCTCAAAAAGTGTTGTCCTAAATGTTTTTTAGGTTTTACTTTCATATCCAAATACTGACTTAGAGAGCAGATTGTAAATGTATGTTTTTAACTCTTTTTCTGTTTGTGTAGTGGGAGTAATGGGTTCATGAATAATTACAGTAATTTTTTTGGGCATAGCGCTTAACCTCGTAGGATCTTCAAAAGCATAGCGGCTACCTATAATACTAACGGGCAAAATAGGAACTTTTTTTTGAATAGCTAACGCAAACGCGCCTTCTTTGAACTGACCTAATTGGTGAGGATTTTCAGGAATAGTTCCTTCGGGAAAAATAACTACTGACATGCCTTCTTTCAAAAACTGCGCAGCCCTCTTAAAAGCTCTATAACTATCTATTTTACTGCTTCTATTTACAGGAATGTGAAGTTTTTTGAACATATATCCAAAAATGGGCACTTTACCTAGCTCTGCTTTACCTATATAACGCGCGTCAAAAGGGAGTGCCCACATCAATATAGGAATGTCAATGTAGGAACTGTGATTAGCTACCACTAAAAAAGGTTTTTTAGATACCTTAAAGTTCTTTTTGTTCTTTACAAATACCCAATGTCCTACAAGTATGCAAACTATGCATGACCAAACTCTATTCATGAAATTAGCATACTTATGCCACTTCTTTCGTTGAAGGAAAATAAATTGAATAGGAAGAATCAAGCTAAAAAACACGACTATACACACACACGCATACCAAACTGCCCAAAATTTCCTAAATAAATTCATGAGCTTGTTATCAAATTTAATTTTACTTACCAATACAGAAATTAGCAAAAATATCGGCTAAAACATCATTTGGAGTTACTTCACCTGTTACTTGCCCCAGGTAGTGCAGAGCATGTTTAACATCTATACTAATCAACTCAGTGTTGACGCAATCCTGAAAACCCTGTAAAGCACTTTTGAGATGCTCATAAGTTTTAGAAAGTAGTTCAAAATGTCGTTGGTTAGTTAGAATTAAAGCAGTTTGATAATCGGGTAAAAATTGTCTTACTGTATGTAATAAATGTGCTTTGAGTTGGTCTATACCTTGTTTCTCTTTGGCAGATAAATACAATACAGGGATATCAAAAGAGGGGGTTGGCGCATTTTGTGGGTAAATATCAACTTTATTAGCTAAAATTACCCATTGAGCATCTTTCTTATTGTTTCGGTAAGTTTGTATAGTTTGATAAGCTTGATAGATATTTTCTTCATTTTGGTTACTGTTTGGATTAGCGCTGCATACATACAAAATAATTTCGGCTTCTTGAATTTTTTGTAAAGTTTTAGCCACACCTATTTGTTCAATT is a window encoding:
- the rsmA gene encoding 16S rRNA (adenine(1518)-N(6)/adenine(1519)-N(6))-dimethyltransferase RsmA, translated to MKVKPKKHLGQHFLRDFSVAKRMADMVVNTHLPMLEIGAGTGVLTQFLVQKKFNLHAVEIDMEAIQYLKHNFAPQDFTLYEQDFLTLDISALPTPIVWIGNLPYNISSQVFFKLWENCAHVPEAIFMVQKEVALRLSGKPNSKEYGILSVLLQLEYQITYAFTVPPHVFEPPPKVYSGVIHLIKKTSPLIYPREKLLKLVKVAFNQRRKILKNSIKSLCNKEIDIDINGRNILGYRAEQLPPEAFLKLLDALHD
- a CDS encoding 1-acyl-sn-glycerol-3-phosphate acyltransferase, which gives rise to MCIVVFFSLILPIQFIFLQRKKWHKYANFMNRVWSCIVCILVGHWVFVKNKKNFKVSKKPFLVVANHSSYIDIPILMWALPFDARYIGKAELGKVPIFGYMFKKLHIPVNRSSKIDSYRAFKRAAQFLKEGMSVVIFPEGTIPENPHQLGQFKEGAFALAIQKKVPILPVSIIGSRYAFEDPTRLSAMPKKITVIIHEPITPTTQTEKELKTYIYNLLSKSVFGYESKT